The genomic window GCTCCACCTGCATGAAGCACGACATCCCTGTAACCACCACTGGCGCCCCCGGATTGGCCCGCACCGCCGGGAACAACCGCCTCTCCCCAATCTTCAACGAGATATCGTAGTGCTCCTTTTCGAAGCCGAAGGCCCCCGCCATCCCACAACACCCTGCGTCCACAAACTCCACCTGGGCCTGGGGCACCATGCGCAGTGCCTTGAGGCTCGCCTCATACCCCACGAGGGCCTTCTGATGGCAGTGAGCGTGCAGGAGCACTTTCCCCGCATACGCCCGGAGGGGCAAGTCCAGGGCGTTCTGCTCGGCCAAGCGTACCAAAAAGGTGTCCAACAACATGGCCTGCTGGGCAACGATCCGCACCCGCTCATCTTTGGGTAGCAAATCGGGATACTCGTCCCGCAAGGTCAACAGGCACGGCGGCTCGCACCCGACGATAGGTATCCCCTTCTGGGCGAAGGGATATAGGATCTCCACATTGCGCCGAGCGTGCTCCCGCGCCCGGTCCAGCATCCCTTTGGAAATCATCGGCCGTCCACAGCACACGTTGCGGGCCAACACCACCCGATACCCCGCACGCTCTAACAGGTGCACCGCCCCCTGTCCCATAGAAGGGTGGTTGTATTCCATGAAAGTATCGTGGAACAGGACCACTTCCCCTTTGCTGCCCGCCTGCGGTAAGGGGGTATGCCGACGGAACCAGGCGGAGAAGGTGGGGCGGACGAAACGCGGCAAGGAACGAGACGGGTGAATACCTATGCGGGCCAACGCCCATCGCCCCAAAAAAGAAGAGGCCATCCAGTTGGAGAGGGGTGCCGTGGCGCTTCCCAGGCGTCCCAGCAGGGCGATGTGGGCAAACAGGCGCGCCCGCAACGGCCAGCCGTGGGCCTTGTAGTAGTGGGCCAAAAACTCGTACTTCAGTTTGGCCATGTCCACGCTGGACTCGCATTCGGCCTTGCACCCCTTGCACTCCAGGCAGAGGTCTAGCACCTGGTAAAGGCGCTGGCTGGTGAACTCGCTGGGGGGCAGGAGGCCCGATAGCACCGCCCGCAAGGCGTTGGCCCGCCCGCGGGTGGAGTGCTCCTCCTCCCGGGTAACCATATAGGAAGGGCACATGGTGCCCGAGAGCATCTTGCGGCACGCCCCCACGCCGTTGCACATCTCCACTGCCCGGTCAAAGCCCCTATCGGCCGAGAAATCCAGGTGGGTGCGGATGGGCACCGTGCGGTAAGAAGGGGAGAAGCGCAGGTCCGTGGTCAAGGGGGGGCAGTCCACAATCTTGCCGGGATTAAGGATGTTCTGGGGGTCGAAGGCCCGTTTCACCTCCCGAAAGGCCTGGTAGAGGCGCGGGCCGAACATCTTCTCGTTGAACACGCCCCGCACGCGTCCGTCCCCGTGCTCCCCCGACAGCGCCCCCTCAAACCGCAGGACCAGGTCGGCGATGGCGTTGGCGATGCTCTCCATCCGCTGCAGGCCTTCGGCCGTCTTCAGATTGATGAGGGGGCGGATGTGCAGGCACCCTACGCTGGCATGCCCGTAGTAGGCGGCGGACGTCCCGTGCGCTCGCA from Dehalococcoidia bacterium includes these protein-coding regions:
- a CDS encoding FAD-binding protein, which encodes MPTPTWLPAGPISRAKAQEVEARLKGRIKGEVRFDAYAQALYSTDASIYQMVPVGVVLPKDAEDVQRVVEACRDVGVPLLPRGGGTSLAGQGCNHAVVIDFTKYMHQVLEVNPQEGWARVQPGITIDELNATVRPYGLHFAPDPTTTNRATVGGASGNNSCGAHSILYGKTVDHVLAMEAFLADGTPTTFRTLSPQEWEAKLSAPGMEGNAYRTLYRLVREHRDEILRRYPKIQRRVGGYNLDLFLEGETNLCRLIVGSEGTLAVYTALTVRLVPLPKRTGLAILHYRTLFEAGEDTPPILEDQPAAIELVDDTILRQARTQLSLARRMGFVQGEPGAILVVEVFGESEAEVRSRLERIQARAQRRGLAYAVTFALTPAQQADVWAVRRGGLGLLMGIKGDTKPLPFVEDTAVDPSRLPAFIREFDAVVRAHGTSAAYYGHASVGCLHIRPLINLKTAEGLQRMESIANAIADLVLRFEGALSGEHGDGRVRGVFNEKMFGPRLYQAFREVKRAFDPQNILNPGKIVDCPPLTTDLRFSPSYRTVPIRTHLDFSADRGFDRAVEMCNGVGACRKMLSGTMCPSYMVTREEEHSTRGRANALRAVLSGLLPPSEFTSQRLYQVLDLCLECKGCKAECESSVDMAKLKYEFLAHYYKAHGWPLRARLFAHIALLGRLGSATAPLSNWMASSFLGRWALARIGIHPSRSLPRFVRPTFSAWFRRHTPLPQAGSKGEVVLFHDTFMEYNHPSMGQGAVHLLERAGYRVVLARNVCCGRPMISKGMLDRAREHARRNVEILYPFAQKGIPIVGCEPPCLLTLRDEYPDLLPKDERVRIVAQQAMLLDTFLVRLAEQNALDLPLRAYAGKVLLHAHCHQKALVGYEASLKALRMVPQAQVEFVDAGCCGMAGAFGFEKEHYDISLKIGERRLFPAVRANPGAPVVVTGMSCFMQVEHGTGVRPLHLAEFLAQQMDRG